The following proteins come from a genomic window of Malus domestica chromosome 02, GDT2T_hap1:
- the LOC103418043 gene encoding senescence/dehydration-associated protein At4g35985, chloroplastic-like, translating into MGCFSRSHRSKPKTTPPPQYGTQDPTEQFQQPKNIQQQVFLQIPGCRVNLMDEGETLELASGDFVLENILENNVTLATIIKVGEELQWPLTNDEPVVKLDALHYLFSLPMKDGDPLSYGVTFPDQCESQLAFLDSFLMEHTCFSATSTKNNKNKGVDWKEYAPRIEDYNNVLAKAIAGGTGQIVRGIFMCSNAYTNQVQKGGEATLARPVEGKSYVKEQGSSSSKSAAKKKSGINKNLKRVKNLSKMTSKLSKAMLDGVGIATGSVMGPVVNSKAGKSFFALVPGQVLLASLDAINKILDAAEVAEKQALSATKGAAGRIVSNRFGESAGEATEDVIATAGHCACIAWNVFKIRKAINPASSVKTGVLKNAVRKGVKNAVKNRSKDS; encoded by the exons atgggTTGCTTCAGTCGTTCACACCgttccaaacccaaaaccacACCTCCGCCGCAGTACGGAACCCAAGACCCTACTGAGCAATTCCAACAACCCAAAAACATCCAGCAGCAAGTCTTCCTCCAAATCCCAGGATGCAGAGTCAACCTCATGGACGAAGGAGAAACCCTAGAGCTCGCAAGCGGCGACTTCGTCCTCGAAAACATCTTGGAAAACAACGTTACTCTGGCCACCATAATCAAAGTCGGCGAAGAACTTCAGTGGCCGCTGACAAACGACGAGCCGGTCGTGAAGCTCGACGCTTTGCACTACCTCTTCTCCCTCCCCATGAAGGACGGCGATCCGCTGAGCTACGGTGTCACTTTTCCCGACCAGTGTGAGAGTCAGTTGGCGTTTCTGGATTCGTTTTTGATGGAGCACACTTGCTTTAGTGCCACATCGACcaagaataataaaaataagGGGGTTGATTGGAAGGAGTATGCTCCAAGGATTGAAGATTATAATAATGTGTTGGCCAAGGCGATTGCGGGAGGGACTGGTCAGATTGTGAGGGGGATCTTCATGTGTAGCAATGCTTACACCAATCAG GTCCAAAAGGGAGGGGAAGCGACATTGGCTCGTCCCGTGGAGGGGAAAAGTTATGTCAAAGAACAAGGAAGCAGTAGCAGCAAATCTGCTGCAAAAAAGAAGAGTGGAATCAACAAGAACTTAAAACG TGTGAAAAATTTGTCAAAGATGACATCAAAGCTCAGCAAAGCTATGCTTGATGGGGTTGGTATTGCGACCGGATCGGTGATGGGGCCGGTAGTCAACTCCAAAGCAGGGAAGTCATTCTTCGCCTTGGTTCCGGGACAGGTCCTCTTGGCTTCACTTGATGCCATCA ATAAGATTTTGGATGCAGCTGAAGTTGCAGAGAAACAAGCCCTATCAGCTACCAAGGGTGCTGCTGGTAGAATCGTCAGCAACAG GTTTGGGGAGAGTGCAGGGGAGGCAACTGAGGATGTGATTGCAACAGCGGGGCATTGTGCTTGCATTGCTTGGAACGTCTTCAAAATTAGAAAGGCCATCAATCCAGCATCATCTGTCAAAACAGGAGTGCTCAAGAATGCTGTCAGAAAAGGAGTCAAGAATGCTGTCAAAAATAGAAGCAAAGATTCTTAA